The following are encoded in a window of Halosimplex halophilum genomic DNA:
- a CDS encoding ABC transporter ATP-binding protein → MTDATDTEATGADSPAGADGATGGEPVVDLADVTKTYEGGVAVEALSHVSLSLAPGSYTAVMGPSGSGKSTLLNLVGGLDTPTGGTVRLDGQDLAALSDAERARARGRTVGFVFQTFNLMPRLTAVENVALPLVFQGVDRSERRERAADLLSRVGLGDRLDHRPSELSGGQRQRVAIARALAADPALLLADEPTGNVDTGTGARIMELFAELHEAGNTILLVTHERRIAEHADRIVHVRDGEIEGIEDVSGADPAESADGGGSAGAEDEEGA, encoded by the coding sequence GTGACCGACGCGACCGACACGGAGGCGACGGGGGCCGACTCGCCGGCCGGCGCGGACGGGGCGACCGGCGGCGAACCGGTCGTCGACCTGGCGGACGTGACGAAGACCTACGAGGGCGGGGTCGCCGTCGAGGCGCTCTCGCACGTCTCGCTCTCGCTGGCGCCGGGGTCGTACACCGCCGTCATGGGCCCCAGCGGGTCGGGCAAGAGCACCCTCCTCAACCTCGTCGGCGGCCTCGACACGCCGACGGGCGGGACCGTCCGGCTCGACGGCCAGGACCTCGCCGCCCTCTCGGACGCCGAGCGCGCGCGGGCCCGCGGCCGGACGGTCGGGTTCGTCTTCCAGACGTTCAACCTGATGCCCAGGCTGACCGCCGTCGAGAACGTCGCGCTCCCGCTGGTCTTCCAGGGTGTCGACCGCAGCGAGCGCCGCGAGCGCGCCGCGGATCTCCTCTCGCGGGTCGGCCTCGGCGACCGCCTCGACCACCGCCCCTCGGAACTCTCGGGCGGCCAGCGCCAGCGCGTCGCCATCGCCCGGGCGCTCGCGGCCGACCCCGCGCTCCTCCTCGCCGACGAACCCACCGGCAACGTCGACACCGGGACGGGCGCGCGGATAATGGAGCTCTTCGCCGAGTTGCACGAGGCGGGCAACACCATCCTGCTGGTCACCCACGAGCGCCGCATCGCCGAGCACGCCGACCGCATCGTCCACGTCCGCGACGGCGAGATCGAGGGGATCGAGGACGTGTCCGGGGCCGACCCCGCCGAGTCCGCCGACGGCGGCGGTTCGGCCGGGGCCGAGGACGAGGAGGGTGCCTGA
- a CDS encoding LolA family protein, whose translation MTDDRGSLATRAVPLAVGVALVAVAGAAAAGALPGALDGDAQPDGETVLDRVEQRYENAETLTGEATVTVANATAERSGTVSFVLDRPNRTKLSTAHDGSEYALGTNGSVAWVYDGANDTARVWELPENASAWNGSTWDRSATAADGAAIDGTAPPGNWTATGTHSWNGSHAWNGSYANANHDWNRSANVTAWLAENVTAEVRETTTLDGAEVYVVGVEPTNESYRGEATLWVDTDDYRVHRLRASYDDNRTTVAFDGVQFNASVHGSTFRPPDAASVNAVGQERYDSFGAAQDGTAVTLQRLGADGYAFDEAVVVTRAGRTVAAQTYAGETNVTVVSTADDLPMLGAAGENATEGEPVTVAGTNATYVERGDGAAVVWEDEGVTRAVVGDLPRADLVDLAGRAAT comes from the coding sequence ATGACAGACGACCGCGGGTCCCTCGCGACGCGGGCCGTGCCGCTGGCGGTCGGCGTGGCCCTCGTCGCCGTCGCCGGCGCGGCCGCGGCGGGCGCGCTTCCCGGCGCCCTCGACGGCGACGCCCAGCCCGACGGCGAGACGGTCCTCGACCGGGTGGAACAGCGCTACGAGAACGCCGAGACGCTGACCGGCGAGGCGACCGTCACCGTCGCCAACGCCACCGCCGAGCGCTCGGGGACCGTCTCGTTCGTCCTCGACCGGCCGAACCGGACGAAACTGAGCACCGCGCACGACGGGAGCGAGTACGCCCTCGGCACGAACGGCTCGGTCGCGTGGGTCTACGACGGCGCGAACGACACCGCCCGCGTCTGGGAGTTGCCCGAGAACGCCTCGGCGTGGAACGGCTCGACGTGGGACCGCTCGGCGACGGCCGCCGACGGCGCCGCCATCGACGGCACCGCCCCGCCCGGTAACTGGACCGCAACCGGGACCCACAGCTGGAACGGGAGCCACGCCTGGAACGGCAGCTACGCGAACGCGAATCACGACTGGAACCGCTCGGCGAACGTCACGGCGTGGCTCGCCGAGAACGTGACCGCCGAGGTGCGCGAGACGACGACGCTCGACGGCGCGGAGGTCTACGTCGTCGGGGTCGAGCCGACCAACGAGTCCTACCGAGGGGAAGCGACGCTGTGGGTCGACACCGACGACTACCGCGTCCACCGGCTGCGCGCCAGCTACGACGACAACCGGACGACCGTCGCCTTCGACGGCGTGCAGTTCAACGCGAGCGTCCACGGGAGCACGTTCCGGCCGCCCGACGCCGCGTCGGTGAACGCGGTCGGACAGGAACGGTACGACAGCTTCGGCGCCGCACAGGACGGGACAGCCGTGACGCTGCAGCGACTCGGCGCCGACGGCTACGCGTTCGACGAGGCGGTCGTCGTGACCCGGGCGGGCCGAACGGTCGCCGCCCAGACCTACGCCGGCGAGACGAACGTGACCGTCGTCTCGACGGCCGACGACCTGCCGATGCTGGGCGCCGCGGGGGAGAACGCGACAGAGGGTGAGCCCGTCACCGTCGCCGGGACGAACGCGACCTACGTCGAGCGCGGCGACGGCGCGGCCGTGGTCTGGGAGGACGAGGGCGTGACGCGCGCGGTGGTCGGCGACCTGCCGCGGGCGGATCTGGTCGATCTGGCCGGTCGGGCCGCGACGTAG